In Streptomyces chartreusis NRRL 3882, the following are encoded in one genomic region:
- a CDS encoding ABC transporter ATP-binding protein, with product MTAVAVEGLLKRYGDHEAVRGVDFTVEEGEIFALLGPNGAGKTTTMEILEGFRHRDGGDVHVLGRDPGDKADGRLLRGQIGLVLQDIAVEPYLSVRETIARNAGYYPAPRGVDEVIDLVGLQEKRDAKVKDLSGGQKRRLDLALGVIGDPKLLFLDEPTTGFDPGARRGAWEVVRSLRDAGTTILLTTHYMDEAQALADSVAVIAAGRIVATGTPDTIGGRDSALTRIRFALPAGAAIDDVPIPVSDAEDGLVTAEAKDPTAALHRLTSWALDRGTPLARLTVEQPTLEDVYLGMTSSYVQQDASSPSAGRDRTPSSAARARRGRRPGRSSR from the coding sequence GTGACCGCGGTGGCCGTTGAGGGCCTGCTCAAGAGGTACGGGGACCACGAGGCCGTACGCGGCGTCGACTTCACCGTCGAGGAGGGGGAGATCTTCGCCCTGCTCGGACCGAACGGCGCCGGCAAGACCACCACCATGGAGATCCTGGAGGGCTTCCGGCACCGCGACGGCGGTGACGTGCACGTCCTCGGCCGCGATCCCGGCGACAAGGCGGACGGGCGCCTGCTGCGCGGGCAGATCGGCCTGGTGCTCCAGGACATCGCCGTGGAGCCCTACCTGTCGGTGCGGGAGACCATCGCCCGCAACGCGGGCTACTACCCGGCCCCGCGGGGTGTCGACGAGGTCATCGACCTGGTGGGGCTCCAGGAGAAGCGGGACGCGAAGGTCAAGGACCTGTCCGGCGGGCAGAAGCGGCGGCTCGACCTCGCGCTCGGCGTGATCGGCGACCCGAAGCTGCTGTTCCTCGACGAGCCGACCACCGGCTTCGACCCGGGCGCCCGCCGCGGGGCCTGGGAGGTCGTACGGAGCCTGCGTGACGCCGGCACGACCATCCTGCTGACCACCCACTACATGGACGAGGCGCAGGCCCTGGCCGACTCCGTCGCCGTCATCGCCGCCGGGCGGATCGTCGCCACGGGCACGCCCGACACCATCGGCGGGCGGGACAGCGCCCTCACCCGGATCCGGTTCGCGCTGCCGGCCGGTGCCGCCATCGACGACGTGCCGATCCCGGTCAGCGACGCCGAGGACGGTCTCGTCACCGCCGAGGCGAAGGATCCGACGGCCGCCCTGCACCGGCTCACCTCCTGGGCCCTGGACCGGGGCACGCCGCTGGCGCGGCTCACCGTCGAGCAGCCCACCCTGGAGGACGTCTACCTGGGGATGACCAGCTCCTACGTCCAGCAGGACGCCTCGTCACCGTCCGCCGGGCGGGACCGCACACCCTCCTCGGCGGCGCGTGCGCGCCGAGGGCGCCGACCCGGACGGAGCAGCCGATGA
- a CDS encoding ABC transporter permease: MTSTLPPTTTATGRRAERPGRERPDERGSLALLAHQIRYEQLSFWRNPQSMVFTFVLPIVIISVFGAVFAGSEGQDFFFGMSGLQYYTPTIAAVSVLGACYGQLAIVLAMRRQTGVLKRLHATPLPAWVYFAGLLVHCVVVSVVDVALVIGIGRLYGVPWPADWAALALTLVLGAASFCALGVGVASLIRNSEAAPAVVQFIQFPLVFISGSYFPIHSEVMNNIAGVLPVKPFNDAMLAPFAHDAGFQWKELAVLAAWGVIGALIAVRSFRWDPRPE; the protein is encoded by the coding sequence ATGACCAGCACCCTGCCCCCCACGACCACCGCCACCGGGCGGCGGGCCGAACGCCCCGGGCGGGAGCGGCCCGACGAACGCGGCTCCCTCGCCCTGCTCGCCCACCAGATCCGCTACGAGCAGCTGTCGTTCTGGCGCAACCCGCAGTCGATGGTGTTCACCTTCGTCCTGCCGATCGTGATCATCTCGGTCTTCGGTGCCGTGTTCGCCGGCAGCGAGGGCCAGGACTTCTTCTTCGGCATGAGCGGACTCCAGTACTACACGCCGACCATCGCCGCCGTGTCCGTGCTGGGCGCCTGCTACGGCCAGCTGGCGATCGTCCTCGCCATGCGCCGCCAGACCGGCGTCCTCAAACGGCTGCACGCGACCCCGCTGCCCGCCTGGGTGTACTTCGCGGGCCTGCTCGTGCACTGCGTCGTCGTCAGCGTGGTCGACGTGGCGCTGGTCATCGGCATCGGGCGGCTGTACGGGGTGCCCTGGCCCGCCGACTGGGCGGCCCTGGCGCTCACGTTGGTGCTCGGCGCGGCCAGCTTCTGCGCCCTCGGCGTCGGGGTGGCCTCGCTGATCCGCAACTCCGAGGCGGCGCCCGCGGTCGTGCAGTTCATCCAGTTCCCGCTGGTGTTCATCTCCGGCAGCTACTTCCCGATCCACTCCGAGGTGATGAACAACATCGCCGGGGTGCTGCCGGTGAAGCCGTTCAACGACGCCATGCTCGCGCCGTTCGCGCACGACGCCGGCTTCCAGTGGAAGGAACTGGCCGTGCTGGCGGCGTGGGGCGTCATCGGCGCCCTGATCGCCGTACGCAGCTTCCGCTGGGACCCGCGTCCCGAGTAG
- a CDS encoding YceI family protein produces MSVDHSARPQITSLGTWRLEPAASTVEFTGRHFFFLPVRGSVPVRSGRVELGPDGVLLHLDAAVGAAGFESGNPQRDAAVRGPSLLDAERFPELRLTGEHLSTDGDLTLTGLLEVKGRATPVTFTVDELTVRGERAVVRAGARVDRHACGVGGMRSLVGAELRVRVRAEFVREG; encoded by the coding sequence ATGTCCGTGGACCACAGCGCCCGCCCGCAGATCACCTCGTTGGGAACCTGGCGTCTCGAACCGGCCGCCTCCACCGTGGAGTTCACCGGCCGGCACTTCTTCTTCCTCCCCGTGCGGGGTTCCGTCCCGGTGCGCTCGGGCCGTGTCGAGCTCGGCCCGGACGGCGTGCTGCTCCACCTCGACGCCGCGGTCGGGGCGGCGGGCTTCGAGAGCGGCAACCCGCAGCGGGACGCGGCCGTGCGCGGCCCGAGCCTCCTGGACGCCGAGCGCTTCCCCGAGCTGCGTCTCACGGGTGAACACCTCTCCACGGACGGCGACCTGACCCTCACGGGCCTGCTGGAGGTCAAGGGCCGTGCCACGCCGGTGACCTTCACGGTCGACGAGCTGACGGTGCGGGGCGAGCGGGCCGTCGTACGGGCCGGCGCCCGGGTCGACCGGCACGCGTGCGGGGTCGGCGGCATGCGCAGCCTGGTCGGAGCGGAACTGCGGGTGCGGGTACGGGCCGAGTTCGTACGGGAGGGATGA
- a CDS encoding thiopeptide-type bacteriocin biosynthesis protein, with protein MPTTTPHGWSAWHLHLGTTARSAHDRVLTDVIGPTVGELPPGTPWFFIRYWQSGPHLRLRIAGLSPDAYARVEQSLRDRLAVAGRPAPGEEPLAPEAYQEGAARLAAAGETGVNTTVHALLPPGVHRADYDPEYERYGGRTLMPAAESLFHLSSTLVLRLVPLVTGEARRARLALRGTLSAAVALGGPAERAHYFARGRDAWQAWARDAGHPGELLDRITEVGQDPATAGVSPDAHGPFTDWYEALTAHAAEIRRQSPVHPGMILFSHAHMLHNRLGLSMLEELRTYAWLSHVFPAPAPTGTPVPDPAPTG; from the coding sequence ATGCCCACCACCACACCGCACGGCTGGAGCGCCTGGCACCTGCACCTCGGCACCACCGCCCGCAGCGCCCACGACCGCGTCCTGACGGACGTCATCGGCCCGACCGTCGGCGAACTGCCGCCCGGCACCCCCTGGTTCTTCATCCGCTACTGGCAGTCGGGGCCTCACCTGCGGCTGCGGATCGCCGGCCTCTCCCCGGACGCGTACGCGCGCGTGGAGCAGTCCCTGCGCGACCGGCTCGCCGTGGCGGGACGGCCGGCGCCCGGCGAGGAGCCGCTGGCACCGGAGGCCTACCAGGAGGGTGCGGCCCGGCTCGCCGCCGCCGGTGAGACCGGCGTCAACACCACCGTCCACGCACTGCTGCCGCCCGGCGTGCACCGCGCCGACTACGACCCCGAGTACGAGCGCTACGGCGGCCGCACGCTGATGCCGGCCGCCGAGTCCCTCTTCCACCTCTCCAGCACACTCGTCCTGCGGCTGGTCCCGCTCGTCACCGGCGAGGCGCGGCGCGCCCGGCTCGCCCTGCGCGGCACGCTGTCCGCCGCCGTCGCCCTCGGCGGCCCGGCCGAACGCGCCCACTACTTCGCCCGGGGCCGGGACGCCTGGCAGGCTTGGGCGCGCGACGCCGGGCACCCGGGCGAGCTGCTCGACCGGATCACCGAGGTCGGCCAGGACCCGGCCACGGCGGGCGTCTCACCGGACGCCCACGGGCCGTTCACCGACTGGTACGAGGCCCTGACCGCCCATGCCGCCGAGATCCGGCGTCAGTCGCCGGTGCACCCCGGCATGATCCTCTTCTCGCACGCCCACATGCTCCACAACCGGCTCGGCCTGAGCATGCTGGAGGAACTGCGCACCTACGCCTGGCTGTCCCACGTCTTCCCGGCACCGGCACCGACCGGGACACCGGTACCCGACCCGGCGCCCACGGGGTGA
- a CDS encoding nitroreductase family protein yields MTAPAEAWARRAPVDLPGPEGDNSIAREPLWYAYGAGDDRPEPPPWTWAATPPPDSHVPPPPPRPAGPATLLPLGTTDRLSAMPYPRLPAGAHPAPDALLHALTATFAPLRREPENPYNEHRPYASPRCLFPVHAFVGDGDAWRLLEPTRHTLTGPGTGTPSRIALTGRYTAIPLAYQWFRGSLVAIETGMVLRALTLGLELFGVPATLTPPTEGASGLLRELGVEHTWEWSLPWLIDVGEPRPAVHRPAGPESPVPDGDPSLTQVIDVDRSAVRGTGPHPIRGYRRVGATSHTRPAPVTTAVPPTLPHSLRTPTWSELLWHRHSGRMPRSLHGMDSAKCHTPLPARTLATTLAWLGVPPPHPLLAAAFDAVTVTAVVQHVDGHTPGVHRVRDGSAHLVRDDPTAPAGLEANYGYGLTPVNGCGIANAPLTVFFSVRPRELFARFGPTGWSAAQHACGWAVHGLCLAAAAEGLFARPVRAFKEIQTKEVVGLGEDETIVLSAVVGVPRETGGAVLDLRT; encoded by the coding sequence GTGACGGCCCCCGCCGAGGCCTGGGCACGGCGCGCCCCGGTCGACCTCCCGGGCCCGGAGGGCGACAACAGCATCGCCCGCGAGCCCCTGTGGTACGCCTACGGTGCCGGCGACGACCGCCCGGAACCACCGCCGTGGACCTGGGCGGCCACGCCCCCGCCCGACTCCCACGTGCCGCCCCCGCCACCGCGCCCGGCGGGACCGGCGACCCTCCTGCCCCTGGGCACGACCGACCGGCTGTCCGCGATGCCGTACCCCCGGCTCCCGGCCGGGGCCCACCCCGCACCGGACGCCCTGCTCCACGCCCTCACCGCCACGTTCGCACCCCTGCGCCGCGAACCGGAGAACCCGTACAACGAACACCGCCCCTACGCCTCACCGCGCTGCCTCTTCCCGGTCCACGCCTTCGTGGGGGACGGTGACGCGTGGCGGCTGCTGGAACCCACCCGGCACACCCTCACGGGCCCCGGCACAGGGACCCCGAGCCGCATCGCCCTGACCGGCCGCTACACGGCGATCCCACTCGCGTACCAGTGGTTCCGGGGCTCGCTGGTGGCGATCGAAACGGGCATGGTGCTGCGCGCGTTGACGCTGGGCCTGGAGCTCTTCGGGGTGCCGGCGACACTGACACCCCCGACCGAGGGTGCATCGGGCCTGCTGCGCGAACTGGGTGTGGAGCACACCTGGGAGTGGTCGCTGCCGTGGTTGATCGACGTGGGTGAGCCACGCCCCGCCGTACACCGACCGGCTGGGCCGGAATCCCCGGTCCCCGACGGAGATCCGTCCCTCACCCAGGTCATCGACGTGGACAGAAGTGCCGTGAGGGGCACGGGGCCGCATCCGATACGCGGCTACCGCCGCGTGGGCGCGACCAGCCACACACGACCCGCGCCCGTCACCACAGCCGTACCCCCCACCCTGCCCCACTCCCTCCGCACCCCCACCTGGTCAGAACTGCTCTGGCACCGCCACTCCGGCCGCATGCCCAGATCCCTGCACGGCATGGACTCGGCCAAGTGCCACACCCCCCTGCCCGCCCGAACCCTGGCCACCACCCTGGCCTGGCTGGGCGTCCCCCCACCGCACCCGCTCCTGGCCGCCGCCTTCGACGCGGTCACCGTCACCGCGGTCGTCCAGCACGTCGACGGCCACACCCCCGGCGTGCACCGCGTCCGCGACGGCTCCGCACACCTGGTCCGGGACGACCCCACCGCCCCCGCCGGCCTGGAGGCCAACTACGGCTACGGCCTGACTCCGGTCAACGGCTGCGGCATCGCCAACGCCCCCCTCACCGTCTTCTTCTCGGTCCGCCCCCGCGAACTCTTCGCCCGCTTCGGCCCCACCGGCTGGAGCGCCGCCCAGCACGCCTGCGGCTGGGCGGTCCACGGCCTGTGCCTCGCCGCGGCCGCCGAGGGGCTCTTCGCCCGGCCGGTCCGGGCGTTCAAGGAGATCCAGACCAAGGAGGTCGTCGGCCTCGGCGAGGACGAGACGATCGTCCTGTCCGCGGTGGTCGGCGTACCGCGCGAGACCGGGGGTGCCGTGCTGGACCTGCGCACGTAA
- a CDS encoding TOMM precursor leader peptide-binding protein encodes MPTTDPTTAVHAGPALPPTAYDDWLPAFAPLARATGATVSVNLGWDLAWERDLLTKARGPHLSVRVYDDEVMVGPLSVPGTSSGCAACAEVRERTVLDHPLVGDLTQATRVPAAPAPLLPDLLRTGLEHLADRPLAPGEAYSVTVHGTRRHRIARSFHCPVCGPSPEDLVSTVPPAPRSLRSRPAVPGDATRTAAGRLVEPGFLRDRLVDDRFGPVRAILRESHAPFAMSMAVVADAPAMGHGRARTFAETEPVAVLEAYERLGGYPYDVPLVTGRSYREVAGQAVDPGSLGRYTAEQLAHPTSRATPFTADTPMDWAWGHDLADGTPLLVPADHAFYQYEYAFRRDRRAARVASAANRRHYFFDCSSGCAVGANYEEAALHALFELAERDAFLTSWYRARPLPHVPVSTLTDPTSRAMVELIRARGYDVHLLVATRDIGLPVVWVIAVNEENPFPATFSSAGSGAEPESAIRGALREVAQLVTNPVDWTREQVERMVEDPWLVEDLEDHVRFSSVPETRDRALAGLGGPAVTLQEAFPDWPGRLERAAGGDVRGTLEYVASLFADAGLDRIVVVDQTSREHADAGIAVARAVVPGIVPMCFGHAQQRLAGLPRLRAALRGTDQEHRAIPYDPHPFP; translated from the coding sequence ATGCCGACCACTGACCCGACCACCGCGGTGCACGCCGGCCCCGCACTGCCCCCGACGGCCTACGACGACTGGCTGCCCGCCTTCGCCCCCCTGGCCCGAGCGACCGGGGCCACCGTCTCCGTCAACCTCGGCTGGGACCTGGCCTGGGAGCGCGACCTCCTCACGAAGGCACGGGGACCGCACCTGTCCGTGCGGGTGTACGACGACGAGGTGATGGTCGGCCCCTTGTCGGTGCCGGGCACCTCCTCCGGCTGTGCCGCCTGCGCCGAGGTGCGCGAGCGCACCGTCCTCGACCACCCCCTCGTGGGCGACCTCACCCAGGCCACGCGGGTCCCCGCCGCCCCCGCCCCCCTGCTGCCCGATCTGCTGCGCACCGGCCTGGAGCACCTGGCGGACCGCCCCCTGGCGCCCGGCGAGGCCTACTCGGTGACCGTCCACGGCACGCGCCGGCACCGCATCGCCCGCAGCTTCCACTGCCCGGTCTGCGGCCCGTCCCCCGAGGACCTGGTGAGCACCGTGCCCCCGGCCCCCCGCTCCCTGCGCTCCCGGCCCGCCGTACCCGGTGACGCGACGCGCACCGCCGCCGGCCGTCTCGTCGAGCCCGGCTTCCTGCGGGACCGGCTCGTCGACGACCGCTTCGGGCCGGTCCGCGCGATCCTGCGGGAGTCGCACGCCCCGTTCGCGATGAGCATGGCGGTCGTCGCGGACGCCCCGGCGATGGGCCACGGCAGGGCCCGTACGTTCGCGGAGACCGAACCGGTCGCCGTCCTGGAGGCGTACGAGCGGCTCGGCGGCTACCCGTACGACGTCCCCCTGGTGACCGGCCGCTCCTACCGCGAGGTCGCCGGGCAGGCCGTCGACCCGGGCAGCCTCGGCCGCTACACCGCCGAGCAGCTCGCCCACCCCACCAGCAGGGCCACGCCGTTCACGGCCGACACCCCGATGGACTGGGCCTGGGGCCATGACCTGGCCGACGGCACTCCCCTGCTGGTGCCGGCCGACCACGCCTTCTACCAGTACGAGTACGCCTTCCGCCGCGACCGGCGCGCCGCCCGCGTGGCCAGTGCCGCGAACCGCAGGCACTACTTCTTCGACTGCTCCAGCGGCTGCGCGGTCGGCGCCAACTACGAAGAGGCCGCCCTGCACGCGCTGTTCGAACTCGCGGAGCGGGACGCCTTCCTCACGTCCTGGTACCGGGCCCGCCCGCTCCCCCACGTCCCGGTCTCCACGCTCACCGACCCCACGAGCCGGGCCATGGTCGAACTGATCCGGGCCCGCGGCTACGACGTCCACCTCCTGGTCGCCACCCGGGACATCGGCCTGCCGGTGGTGTGGGTCATCGCCGTGAACGAGGAGAACCCCTTCCCGGCGACCTTCTCCTCCGCCGGTTCCGGGGCCGAGCCCGAATCCGCGATCCGCGGCGCGCTGCGCGAGGTCGCCCAGCTCGTCACGAACCCGGTCGACTGGACCCGCGAGCAGGTCGAGCGGATGGTCGAGGACCCGTGGCTCGTGGAGGACCTGGAGGACCACGTCCGGTTCTCCTCCGTCCCCGAGACCCGCGACCGCGCCCTGGCCGGACTCGGCGGCCCGGCCGTCACGCTCCAGGAGGCGTTCCCCGACTGGCCGGGGCGGCTGGAGCGGGCGGCCGGCGGCGACGTACGCGGCACCCTGGAGTACGTGGCCTCGCTCTTCGCCGACGCGGGCCTGGACCGGATCGTCGTCGTCGACCAGACCAGCCGGGAACACGCCGACGCCGGCATCGCGGTCGCCCGTGCCGTCGTCCCCGGCATCGTGCCGATGTGCTTCGGCCACGCCCAGCAGCGCCTGGCCGGACTGCCCCGGCTCCGCGCCGCCCTGCGCGGCACGGACCAGGAGCACCGGGCGATCCCCTACGACCCCCACCCGTTCCCGTGA